The window TATCGTACTAGTTGGAGTTTGCCGGAAAACAAAACTCAGTCAGATCTGGAAATGACCCCCAGCATATGCGTGGATAAACCACAACGAAAAAGAGTATGGGGATGAATGGAAGGGGGAAGTAGGAAGAGAGGCATGGTTGTCTGCCGAATTCCGGTTGATGCTCGTAGGCAGAAGGCCTGAGAGGGGCGGATATGTTGCCTCTCAAAGTGAGAGACGAGAGGGTCTCAAAAATAGGATGTGGTTGCCGTTTTTCAATATAGAGATGAAAAATGTCTTCCATACATATAAAAAGAGACTAATGGGCCGCACTTATGTGTGGTGTAAGAAATGTGTATGGGGTAGGAATTTAGGGGCTAAGTTTAAGGATAAGGCAAAATATGTGGGTTTTACCCAATGGGCAAAGGGCTTTACCCATGGGGTAAGAGAATGTCATGTCACATCGATTGTCAAGTTGCATCATATGTCATGTCACATCACTTGTGTTGTCACGTCGGATGTTGACTGGACATTGAATTCGACTGGGCTTGATCcgtattttgaaattaatttctacTGGCTTCCATGAAATTACTGAACTGTGctgcaaataaaaaaaaataattatttaattaagaaaatcctatagtatttatttaaaaatgtAACTGCTAcaataatattttaataattattatttatttttgaagAACAACAAATTGATAGAATAtcctaatatttgaaaatagGATAATAATCAATAAATTGTTTTGATTTTTTAGAAAAGCACAAACGTTGTAGTATTTAACTAATtgcaataaaattataaaaattcttatattttgtgaaaataggaataattatcaataaattgcattaAAGTCAAATAATGcgcaaaaatcatatttttatcattttttcacTAGGAAGCCTGCAGAAgttaatttttaaatacgaagggtcaaaattgagtgtcaACAGGTTTTGATCCTAGCCACCAAGAGAATACATGTTTCCAGAGATGCAGTCTTTCTTGAGAATGTTTTTCCTTTTACTCTAGTTTCTAAAGATGCTACTTTTCCCTCTGTGCTTTACTTTGTTCCTTTTGCTGAGTATCTAACTGATAATGCATCTAGTCTTTCTCACTTTGTGCTGGATGAACATAGGGATGTGATTGTTACACTGCATAGTCAGTCATCAAATCACTCTTCACCACGGCATTCCAATACACACATGTCACTAGAGATTCTTCGTCACAGAACCCAGCCTAACATTACAACCTTTGGAAACAAGTCTCATAGATAGCATAAGACTCCTGGATATCTAAATGATTACATATGTACCATACCTAACCTCAAACCAATTGCTACACAAAACCTAAATCATGATACCTCACCTCAGGATGGTCCCATCTTTTTCCtcaatgaattattttccatGAACCACAAAATATCGCTTGATGTTCTATATCCTGACAGTCAGTTGCTTGTTAGAAATATTTGTCATGATAGTGATCCATCATcatataaggaagcaacactcAATCGTACTTAAAAAATAGCTATAACACAAGTGTTGGAAGCTCTATATGCCAATAACACTTGGGACCTAGTGCCTCTGCCAGTCGGAAAGAATATTATTTGTTATAAGTGGGTGTACAAAGctaatgtcacaacccgaaattttcACCCTCGTGACCGTGATgtcgcctaatatttcacttgctaggcaagtcaatgtCAGTTAAATTACTTAACCAGTGCTTAACAATAACAACAGAATAGTCTGAAATAAGATGATAATCTACTGAATAATGCAATCTAAATACAATCCCAGAAAAGtggagtcacgaatacatgagcgtctagagtgCTACAGATAATAGTGTGAATAAACACAACTGTTTGAATCTAACTAAACATCAATGACAAAAttgaaggggacttcaaggctgcggacgccgtgcaactatacctcaagtctccacaagTATCTGGATCCGGGCAGTCTCACTATGCGCTGCTGGGATCAACTcaagtatctgcacaagaagtgtagagtttagtatgagtacaatgaCCCCAagtactctgtaagtgtcaagcctaacctcgacgaagtaatgacgaggctaaggcaagttaCTTATAAATAACTTGtacgaaataataataatattaacagGGAAAACAGTAAATGGAAATAAAGCAATTAACTCATGAATACGGACTCAAAAATTCAACTACCAGAGATCCCTGAATAACAAAGTCTTATAACACAATACCGAAGATAACTCAACAATCACAAATAGTTACAACATGTCCAatctgttgcggtgcgcaacccgatcccatcatatcatcatcTGTTCATATTATAATCCATCCATTTACCTTCATTTCACTTCATTTCAATACCTtttaatttccgttgcagcgtgcaacccgctcccccaaTTTCAATCATCATCATAACAATTCAAcaaccaaatttacaaaaatatcTATGTCCGGAAGGTAAATGTACAAGACAATAAAGAATCACAAAATAATTGGACAATCGCTAACAACTCAAAATCTCAAACTTTACCAATTCATTAGTACATAACAACTAAACTGCTCACGCAAGTGAAACAACATTATAGAATGcaacaaatactacaaaacaaaagaaacaagTATAACATGTGACAATTTAAGGTATGCAATTAAAGCAAGAAGAAAAAGGTAGCAAATAAGCATTGAGTCATGGGAGGAACGAACAAATTAAGGCAAAGGAACAATTAGATAACAAGTAACAATTATGGTATAGAAGTCAAATAAAGGCATGTAACACTTAaggcatgaaacaagatatatcatACAATAAATGATACTATGAAAATAAATATCCAATTCCCGCATGCTAGACCAcatgacggcgtatatacacttgtcacctcgcatatacgccattTTACCCACATagttcacataacacatagttcaagaattcctaattccttcaagtaaaggttagacacaacacttacctcactctgtgAGTTAAAAGCAATCAACCAACCATGGCCtttccttttgaacaagcctccaaaccaaccaaatctagcaaattatcgaccaaacgattcaaaataagctttagaaactacccattaatGAAAAAGTTtcaattttgattatttttgaaaaagtcaacaaaagtcaacatcgAGCTCGCTTGGTCATAATCCAAGATTAGGACCAAAACCCTATTACCCATTTACCCCCAAGCCCGGTtatgtgttttgttttgaaatctgacctcaattcgaggtctaaatctcaattttacaaaaatctgcaATTCtatccaaatccctaatttctatcatggaaatcctaaattggatgttgaaatctcatgaaacgTAATGGGGaattgaaaagaaatggattcaagttacttaccaatgaatttgggaagaaagatCTTTTGGAAAATCActtctagagtgtttagggttgatgaatggtgtaaaatgagctatgttctgatttttccctcttttaccTACCTGcagaagtcgcaattgcgacaaattgATCGCAAATGAGAATTGCCCTCAACatagcatcgcaattgcgatgacagAGTCGCAAATGCAACTCttttcttgcaaatgcgagaGCCCCAGTCCTCAGCCCATGCTTGCAAATGAGATGTGgtgatcgcaaaagcgacctcgcaaatgcgagatctgtagTCCAGCACCAGAAGTAGCAGTGCACCAGCTAGTTCATGTCATCCAAAACTCTTCTGAAGCGCGTCTGAAgctcatccgaggccctcgagctccaaatcaaacatgcacacaagtgtaataatatcatatgaactcgctcgtgtgatcaaatccccaaaataacaTCTTAATCGACAAATCAAACATCAAAATGAATAAAATTTCAAAGGAAACTCAAGAACAACTAGAATCACATCTAAgtgtctgaatcatgtcaaaataactccgaattgcaccaaattttgcagacaagtttcaaatagtaaTACAGATCTATACCAAGTCTCAACATCCAAATCCTAACCAAATAGCTATGAAGTCAACTTAcgatcaaacttaggaaatttccaaactttcaaaatactaactttcggcaaaatgagtcaaatcaacctagggacctccaattTCAATTCCGGGCAtctgcccgagtccaaaatcatgatacggacctatcggaatcttcaaaacactgatccgaggtcattttcacaaaaataTAACCGCAGTCAACTAAAgctatttttaaagccaaaaatcatattatcttcaaattttcacataaaagcttttcaaaaAGCGACACGGACCACACATGCAAACAAAAGAACATCAAACGAAACTAACGGAGGTCTCGAAACACGAAAATAAGGGTTAGTACTCAAAAATGATCTATCGATTTATCACAGTCtctacctctaaaagaaacgttcgttgtcgaacggacatagaaacgtatctggactggtaaaaaggttggggtatctactccgcatatcggactcggactcccacgtagctGCCTCGATCGGATGACCTCTTCACTGCACTCTaacagaaggataactcttagaccacAATTTCTGGACCTACCATGCttagaatagccactggctcctcataagtcaaatccttgtccaattggactgatttgaaatctaatacatgggacggatcaccatgatacttctgaagcatggaaacatggaacaccgagtGAACTACTGATAagctaggtggtaatgcaagcttgtaggtcacctcaccaactctctcaaagatctcaaagggtccgatatacctagatCTCAACTTGtgcttcttcccaaacctcatcacaccctttgtGGGTGAACTcggagcaaaaccctctctccaaccatgaatgcaacatcccCAACTCTCTAATCAGCATAACTTTTGTGcctagactgtgctgtacgaagccgatcctgaatcatcttgactgtttccaaggcatcccgaaccaaatcagtacccaacaacccaGCCTCTCCAGGCACAAACCAACCGATTGGAGAATgacatcgcctaccatataaggcctcataaggagccatctgaatactctattggtagctgttgttttaAGCAAACTCTACAAGCGGCAAGAAaccctgaaatccataacacagacgcgaagcatatcctccaagatctgaatagtgcgcccGTACTGCCCGACcctctggggatgaaatgttgtac is drawn from Nicotiana tomentosiformis chromosome 12, ASM39032v3, whole genome shotgun sequence and contains these coding sequences:
- the LOC138902747 gene encoding uncharacterized protein, encoding MDFVVGLPRTLKKFDAVWVIVDRLTESAHFILVAATYSSERLAEIYICEIVRLHGVPVTIISDQGTQFTSHFWRAVQQSWGCCIHGWREGFAPSSPTKGVMRFGKKHKLRSRYIGPFEIFERVGEVTYKLALPPSLSVVHSVFHVSMLQKYHGDPSHVLDFKSVQLDKDLTYEEPVAILSMVGPEIVV